From a single Pseudoliparis swirei isolate HS2019 ecotype Mariana Trench chromosome 12, NWPU_hadal_v1, whole genome shotgun sequence genomic region:
- the LOC130202194 gene encoding AN1-type zinc finger protein 3-like isoform X1, whose amino-acid sequence MGDTSERSKAQRLPPRCPCGFWGSSDTMNLCSKCFTDIQKKQPGEDCPPEPLQSSGGSQSSVFSSETTTSSSPSPLSSPSGSEQPPAEEPSPTFTGDGTARGSSCTPTKRPRESAPGAECEATPEKRPRADEEVKEEEVGGGSEEARGTPTQKNRRRCYRCQTKLELVQQELGFCRCGYVFCMLHRLPEQHACLFDHLGRGREEAVLKMVKLDRKVGRACQRIGEECS is encoded by the exons ATGGGAGACACCAGTGAACGAAGCAAAGCCCAGAGATTACCTCCCCGCTGCCCCTGTGGATTTTGGGG gTCCAGCGACACCATGAACCTCTGCTCCAAGTGCTTCACCG acatcCAGAAGAAGCAGCCGGGGGAGGACTGCCCCCCCGAGCCCCTCCAGAGCAGCGGCGGCAGCCAATCGTCCGTCTTCAGCAGCGAGACGACCACCAGCAGTAGCCCCTCCCCTTTGTCGTCGCCCTCCGGCTCCGAGCAGCCGCCGGCCGAAGAGCCCTCGCCAACGTTCACCGGGGACG GAACGGCTCGAGGCTCAAGCTGCACCCCCACAAAACGCCCTCGAGAATCAG cgCCGGGCGCCGAGTGCGAGGCGACGCCGGAGAAACGACCGCGGGCggacgaggaggtgaaggaggaggaggtgggggggggcagcgagGAGGCGCGCGGGACCCCGACGCAGAAGAACCGGCGGCGCTGCTACCGCTGCCAAACCAAGCTGGAGCTGGTGCAGCAGGAACTGGGCTTCTGTCGCTGTG GCTACGTGTTCTGCATGCTGCACCGGCTCCCCGAGCAGCACGCCTGCCTGTTCGACCACCTGGGCCGCGGCCGCGAGGAGGCGGTGCTCAAGATGGTGAAGCTGGACCGCAAGGTGGGCCGCGCCTGCCAGCGCATCGGGGAGGAGTGCTCCtga
- the LOC130202194 gene encoding AN1-type zinc finger protein 3-like isoform X2, which yields MNLCSKCFTDIQKKQPGEDCPPEPLQSSGGSQSSVFSSETTTSSSPSPLSSPSGSEQPPAEEPSPTFTGDGTARGSSCTPTKRPRESAPGAECEATPEKRPRADEEVKEEEVGGGSEEARGTPTQKNRRRCYRCQTKLELVQQELGFCRCGYVFCMLHRLPEQHACLFDHLGRGREEAVLKMVKLDRKVGRACQRIGEECS from the exons ATGAACCTCTGCTCCAAGTGCTTCACCG acatcCAGAAGAAGCAGCCGGGGGAGGACTGCCCCCCCGAGCCCCTCCAGAGCAGCGGCGGCAGCCAATCGTCCGTCTTCAGCAGCGAGACGACCACCAGCAGTAGCCCCTCCCCTTTGTCGTCGCCCTCCGGCTCCGAGCAGCCGCCGGCCGAAGAGCCCTCGCCAACGTTCACCGGGGACG GAACGGCTCGAGGCTCAAGCTGCACCCCCACAAAACGCCCTCGAGAATCAG cgCCGGGCGCCGAGTGCGAGGCGACGCCGGAGAAACGACCGCGGGCggacgaggaggtgaaggaggaggaggtgggggggggcagcgagGAGGCGCGCGGGACCCCGACGCAGAAGAACCGGCGGCGCTGCTACCGCTGCCAAACCAAGCTGGAGCTGGTGCAGCAGGAACTGGGCTTCTGTCGCTGTG GCTACGTGTTCTGCATGCTGCACCGGCTCCCCGAGCAGCACGCCTGCCTGTTCGACCACCTGGGCCGCGGCCGCGAGGAGGCGGTGCTCAAGATGGTGAAGCTGGACCGCAAGGTGGGCCGCGCCTGCCAGCGCATCGGGGAGGAGTGCTCCtga